A single window of Eucalyptus grandis isolate ANBG69807.140 chromosome 1, ASM1654582v1, whole genome shotgun sequence DNA harbors:
- the LOC120292683 gene encoding toll/interleukin-1 receptor-like protein, whose amino-acid sequence MAHSKARASEVQYDVFLSFSGADTRFDFTSFLNRALNNAGICIFMDEDAIKVGDKIGETILQAIDNSKIYIPIISQTYLDCKWCLIEFERMMNNVSQSEGRKKIFPIFYKVKPGDVKHRTPSPKNLSSEVKLGAFKETLAKVGKIKGWKVKERQR is encoded by the coding sequence ATGGCACACTCAAAGGCCAGAGCATCAGAAGTTCAGtacgatgtgttcttgagttttagtgGGGCGGATACTCGTTTTGACTTCACGAGCTTCCTCAATAGAGCCTTGAATAATGCCGGaatctgcatattcatggaCGAAGATGCAATCAAGGTGGGTGATAAGATTGGTGAGACAATTCTACAAGCTATCGACAACTCCAAAATCTACATACCCATCATCTCTCAAACTTATCTTGATTGCAAATGGTGTCTCATTGAGTTTGAACGCATGATGAATAATGTGTCTCAGTCAGAGGGtagaaaaaagatttttcccaTCTTTTATAAAGTGAAACCTGGGGATGTTAAACATCGGACTCCTAGCCCAAAGAATCTTTCCTCTGAAGTCAAACTTGGGGCGTTCAAAGAGACTCTTGCAAAGGTTGGTAAAATCAAGGGATGGAAGGTCAAGGAGCGACAAAGGTAA